Proteins from a genomic interval of Niabella soli DSM 19437:
- a CDS encoding SDR family oxidoreductase, with protein MQEYYKDKVVVVTGGTDGIGRGLVEVLLKFGAKVATCGRNHDKLYALQAAHPSSFLHTLVADVSIEAECQRFIESTAAVYGRIDILINNAGISMRGLFKDLDISVIKKLMDVNFYGAVFCTKAALPWLIQSQGTIVGISSIAGYRGLPGRTGYSSSKFALQGFLECLMTELKDDKVHVMWVSPGFTASGIRDNALDSNGEKQKENPMDEGKMMTAEQAANRILKAVKDKKRTIVMTGTGKETVFLNKFLPSLADKLVHRFYFKNKQLIK; from the coding sequence ATGCAAGAGTATTACAAAGATAAGGTGGTAGTGGTTACGGGGGGAACGGACGGCATTGGCCGGGGTCTTGTTGAGGTGCTTTTAAAATTTGGAGCAAAGGTGGCTACCTGCGGGCGCAATCATGATAAATTATATGCCCTCCAGGCAGCGCATCCCTCCTCCTTCCTGCATACATTGGTTGCCGATGTCAGCATTGAAGCCGAGTGCCAACGTTTTATCGAATCTACTGCTGCTGTTTACGGTCGTATCGATATCCTGATCAATAATGCCGGCATCAGCATGCGGGGGCTTTTTAAGGACCTTGACATCAGCGTTATAAAAAAATTAATGGATGTCAATTTTTATGGTGCGGTCTTTTGCACCAAGGCGGCCCTTCCCTGGCTGATCCAATCCCAGGGCACTATAGTAGGCATTTCTTCCATTGCCGGTTACCGGGGGTTGCCGGGCAGAACGGGTTATTCATCCAGCAAATTTGCGCTGCAGGGATTTTTAGAATGCCTGATGACCGAACTGAAAGACGACAAAGTGCATGTAATGTGGGTGAGCCCCGGATTTACAGCATCCGGCATACGGGATAATGCGCTGGACAGCAATGGGGAGAAACAAAAAGAAAATCCGATGGATGAAGGTAAGATGATGACGGCAGAACAGGCAGCCAACCGGATCCTTAAGGCAGTGAAAGATAAAAAAAGAACAATAGTAATGACAGGAACCGGAAAAGAAACAGTGTTCCTGAATAAATTCCTTCCTTCGCTGGCCGATAAACTGGTGCACCGGTTTTATTTCAAGAATAAACAATTGATAAAATAA
- a CDS encoding glycoside hydrolase family 9 protein: MKASLKKNLCIGIFLAGVYCARAQAWIRINQLGYTEGDIKVAVLVTKEDLNVAEFSVVEAATQKTVFKGTRINTFGAYAAFKKGFRLNFSAFHKPGKYYIKAGAVQSPVFAISNTIYDGTADFILQYMRQQRTKYNPFLDDSCHTEDGFIVYHKNPRKDSTRIDVAGGWHDASDYLQYLPTSANATYQLLFAYAMNPGSFADEYDASGRKGKNGIPDVLDEARWGLEWMVKMNPGKEEYYNQIADDRDHKGLRLPNKDTTRYAPNMGLSRPVYFITGQPQGPKYKNRTTGVASSAGKFASAFALGAQVLKAYDPVFAASLVPKAKAAYAFGQKYPGTTQTIPFGAPYFYEEDNWVDDMELAAQTLYKTDPQPRYLEDAMAYARKEPVTPWMGADTAHHYQWYPFVNLGHYWGSRQPAHAAEYRSFMQQGIERVKKRGAGNPFLMGVPFIWCSNNLTVGLLTQLSLYKEASGDRQYEELEAAMRDWLFGCNPWGTSMIVDLPESGIAPKDPHSAFTHIGHYKISGGLVDGPIYGSIWNKLIGIKLYKEDAFAAFQSPLVIYHDDFGDYSSNEPTMDGTASLSYYLSKLQAGCVDSIVTVKRVYNGPAAVKIFKK, encoded by the coding sequence ATGAAAGCTTCTTTGAAGAAAAACCTGTGCATAGGAATATTTCTTGCAGGCGTTTATTGCGCACGCGCACAGGCCTGGATCCGTATCAACCAACTGGGCTATACGGAAGGCGATATAAAAGTAGCCGTGCTGGTTACTAAAGAAGACCTTAATGTAGCGGAGTTTTCGGTTGTGGAGGCGGCTACCCAAAAAACGGTTTTCAAGGGTACACGGATTAACACATTTGGCGCCTATGCGGCTTTTAAAAAAGGATTCCGGCTCAACTTTTCAGCATTTCATAAACCCGGAAAATATTATATAAAGGCAGGAGCAGTACAGTCGCCGGTATTTGCGATCAGTAATACTATATATGATGGTACTGCCGATTTTATTTTGCAATACATGCGGCAGCAGCGTACTAAATACAACCCGTTCCTGGACGACAGTTGCCATACGGAGGATGGATTCATCGTATATCATAAGAACCCGCGAAAGGATTCTACGAGGATAGATGTTGCGGGCGGGTGGCACGATGCATCGGACTACCTGCAATACCTGCCTACGTCTGCAAATGCTACCTACCAGTTATTATTTGCTTATGCGATGAATCCCGGAAGCTTTGCGGACGAATATGACGCCAGCGGTCGTAAAGGAAAGAATGGAATCCCTGACGTGCTCGATGAAGCCCGTTGGGGGCTGGAATGGATGGTGAAAATGAATCCGGGGAAAGAAGAATATTATAACCAGATCGCAGACGACCGCGATCACAAAGGCCTGCGGTTGCCCAATAAAGATACCACGAGATATGCACCCAATATGGGTTTGAGCCGTCCCGTCTATTTTATTACCGGCCAACCGCAGGGACCCAAATATAAAAACAGGACCACCGGCGTTGCTTCAAGTGCCGGGAAGTTTGCTTCAGCCTTTGCACTGGGCGCACAGGTATTAAAAGCCTATGACCCGGTGTTTGCTGCTTCATTGGTTCCCAAAGCAAAAGCGGCCTATGCCTTCGGACAAAAATATCCCGGCACTACGCAAACGATCCCCTTTGGGGCGCCTTATTTTTATGAAGAAGATAACTGGGTAGATGATATGGAACTGGCGGCGCAAACGCTTTATAAAACAGACCCGCAACCCCGATACCTGGAGGATGCTATGGCGTATGCGCGTAAGGAGCCGGTTACCCCCTGGATGGGCGCCGATACAGCTCACCATTATCAATGGTATCCTTTTGTGAACCTGGGACATTACTGGGGCTCCCGGCAACCGGCGCATGCAGCGGAATACCGCTCTTTTATGCAGCAGGGCATCGAGCGGGTGAAAAAAAGGGGAGCCGGCAATCCGTTTTTAATGGGGGTACCCTTTATCTGGTGCTCAAACAATCTTACGGTAGGCTTGCTTACCCAATTAAGTTTATATAAGGAAGCCTCCGGCGACCGGCAGTATGAGGAACTGGAAGCAGCTATGCGCGATTGGTTGTTTGGTTGCAATCCCTGGGGAACGAGCATGATCGTGGACCTGCCTGAAAGCGGTATAGCGCCCAAAGATCCGCACTCGGCCTTTACTCATATCGGGCATTATAAAATTTCCGGTGGCCTGGTAGACGGGCCGATCTATGGCAGCATCTGGAATAAACTGATCGGCATAAAATTATATAAGGAAGATGCCTTCGCTGCCTTTCAGTCGCCCCTGGTCATTTATCATGATGATTTTGGCGACTACTCCAGCAATGAGCCCACGATGGACGGTACCGCAAGTCTCAGTTATTATCTATCCAAATTACAGGCTGGATGCGTTGATTCAATCGTTACTGTCAAAAGAGTATATAACGGACCGGCTGCCGTAAAAATATTTAAGAAATAG
- a CDS encoding SAM hydrolase/SAM-dependent halogenase family protein, with the protein MNFVTLTSDIGYQDYLVGAIKAQLLQIGADISLVDISHNITPFNFPQASYVCRGAFKNFPEFTFHLILVNLFGSKPENLLVAFHKNQYIICADNGLLNMILEERPDIIIGIPLNKKAVKNTLYITGIIAQTVERLMNGESIQKIGVPDFNFREKNPLQPVVDAGYMEGQIIFIDNFENVIVNITRKQFEEHRNGRNFRIVFKRDEVIDKISESYADVREGDKLALFNSADYLEIAINKGNAAGLFGLKGFSDKASQSSNIMQNQLLYQTVRIYFE; encoded by the coding sequence ATGAATTTTGTAACACTAACATCAGATATCGGTTATCAGGATTACCTGGTGGGAGCTATTAAAGCACAGTTGTTACAGATCGGTGCCGATATCAGTCTGGTCGATATCTCCCACAATATCACGCCCTTCAATTTTCCGCAAGCATCCTACGTGTGCCGCGGCGCTTTCAAAAATTTCCCGGAATTTACCTTTCACCTGATCCTGGTAAACCTTTTTGGATCCAAACCCGAAAACCTGCTGGTCGCCTTTCATAAGAACCAATACATTATTTGTGCTGATAACGGATTATTGAATATGATCCTTGAAGAGCGGCCGGATATTATTATCGGCATCCCGCTAAATAAAAAAGCTGTTAAGAATACGTTGTATATTACCGGGATCATCGCCCAAACCGTTGAACGACTAATGAACGGGGAATCCATCCAGAAAATCGGGGTTCCGGATTTTAATTTCCGGGAAAAAAATCCGCTGCAGCCGGTGGTGGACGCGGGTTATATGGAGGGGCAAATCATCTTTATTGATAATTTTGAAAATGTCATTGTAAATATCACACGCAAACAATTTGAAGAACATCGTAACGGGCGTAATTTTCGTATCGTATTTAAACGCGATGAAGTAATTGATAAGATCAGCGAATCGTATGCAGATGTGCGCGAGGGCGATAAACTGGCCCTTTTTAACAGCGCCGATTACCTGGAGATCGCCATCAATAAAGGCAATGCCGCCGGTCTTTTCGGACTGAAAGGTTTTTCAGACAAGGCCAGCCAGTCTTCCAATATTATGCAAAACCAGTTGCTTTACCAGACAGTGCG
- a CDS encoding site-specific integrase: MALPVKLICRTGQVHADGTCSIFVQYCCNESQKPLFGTDVKIPPTYWDKAGRCISERLPANHGDYNELNDELKRLKKIVEDIVTYAGLKKIPLEARAQFAKTHFSPTFDFNDIETKEKEAAEQQETEKKNRINVYYQFDEYIKSKKRKVSKATLTVYGNVKSHLLAFEAFRGQEISFDSFDFSFYEDFVDYLTFEHIHIRRKTVQTGLKLNTIGKTIKHLRGFIKDRAKRKIVKPIDLSDFKIPEEESDAIYLTYEEIAKIYQTDLSEHPYLIEYRDLFVLACLTGLRFSDFSTLRPEDLQRDMLYKKQEKSDHWVIIPLRHEAKLIFTRQFRDRIPELTNPEFNRHIKTIGKLAGIIQIVKFSYKKGNQTITITRPKYDWITSHTARRSFCTNEFLAGTPVELIMKISGHKRTKDFYKYIRITPEEAANKIKELWLARNDMKLIKESVTEMELQYN, encoded by the coding sequence ATGGCACTCCCAGTTAAGTTAATTTGTCGCACAGGCCAGGTTCATGCTGATGGAACCTGTTCCATTTTTGTTCAGTACTGCTGCAATGAAAGCCAGAAACCTTTGTTTGGAACGGATGTTAAAATACCTCCTACCTATTGGGATAAAGCAGGTCGCTGTATTAGTGAACGGCTTCCTGCAAATCATGGAGATTACAATGAGCTCAATGATGAACTAAAGAGGCTAAAAAAAATTGTCGAAGACATTGTAACCTATGCAGGGTTAAAGAAAATTCCACTTGAAGCTCGCGCCCAATTTGCAAAGACGCATTTTTCGCCAACGTTTGACTTTAACGATATTGAGACAAAAGAAAAAGAGGCAGCAGAACAGCAGGAAACTGAGAAAAAGAATCGAATAAATGTATACTATCAATTTGATGAGTACATAAAATCCAAGAAAAGGAAAGTAAGTAAAGCCACCCTTACCGTTTATGGCAATGTAAAGTCCCATTTGCTCGCCTTTGAGGCGTTCCGGGGGCAGGAAATATCCTTTGATAGCTTCGATTTTAGCTTTTACGAAGATTTTGTAGACTACCTGACCTTTGAACATATACATATCCGCAGAAAAACGGTGCAGACCGGGCTAAAATTAAACACCATTGGAAAAACGATCAAGCATCTCCGGGGGTTTATTAAAGACAGGGCTAAACGAAAAATTGTTAAGCCAATCGATCTTTCTGATTTTAAAATACCGGAGGAAGAAAGTGATGCTATATATCTGACTTATGAGGAAATCGCCAAGATCTATCAAACGGACTTATCAGAGCATCCATATCTTATTGAGTACCGAGATCTGTTTGTATTAGCCTGCCTAACTGGACTGCGATTTTCAGATTTTTCTACCCTGCGACCTGAGGATCTGCAACGGGATATGCTTTATAAAAAGCAGGAGAAATCCGATCATTGGGTGATTATTCCTTTACGGCACGAGGCTAAATTGATTTTTACCCGTCAATTCCGCGACCGCATTCCCGAGTTGACAAATCCTGAATTTAACAGGCATATCAAGACTATTGGAAAACTTGCAGGGATTATCCAAATAGTAAAATTTTCCTACAAAAAAGGGAATCAAACCATAACGATTACCAGGCCAAAATATGACTGGATCACATCTCATACTGCACGCCGTTCTTTTTGTACTAACGAGTTTTTAGCCGGCACACCTGTTGAACTCATTATGAAAATAAGTGGTCACAAAAGAACAAAGGATTTTTACAAATATATCCGCATTACACCTGAAGAAGCGGCCAATAAAATTAAAGAATTGTGGTTGGCCCGAAATGATATGAAATTGATAAAAGAGTCGGTAACTGAAATGGAATTGCAGTATAATTAA